From Dehalococcoidales bacterium, a single genomic window includes:
- a CDS encoding aldehyde dehydrogenase family protein gives MQKYKMYIGGKWVDAVSGKTYRVINPATEEEFAEAPLGDKADVDLAVAAAREAFPKWAGMPQSERTRLLLKMAELQREFAAELAKVEVLDHGTPVRMAQMLCGFSSMNLEYCAQAARALMGSVPQPGPNSMSCVVREPIGVAALIIPWNSPILMLTSKMGACLATGNTCVIKPSAIDSLVTLKYGEIIDKLGLPPGVVNIVTGPGSTVGDALACHPDVNFISFTGSSETGKDIMRSASGTLKRAQMELGGKNPFIVLDDADIDKVVPMAAGSTCHNTGMVCASPGRYYVHEKIHDEFVEKFIAALKKVKVGDPNDESTEMGPVVSAEHRDRVEDFIKTGIAEGAKLVYGGKRPTEPPLNKGYYVMPTVFTDVKPGTTLFREEIFGPVACFVKFSSDEEVLASANDNIYGLVGSVHSRDVARAYRIASRINAGAVGVNSGRLLTSETPWGGFKESGFGKENSIYGLEEYTQLKVIAVDFQ, from the coding sequence GTGCAAAAATACAAGATGTATATCGGCGGCAAGTGGGTGGACGCGGTTTCCGGTAAGACCTACCGGGTAATCAATCCGGCCACGGAAGAAGAATTCGCCGAGGCCCCTCTGGGCGATAAGGCAGATGTGGACCTGGCGGTAGCCGCCGCTCGCGAGGCTTTCCCCAAATGGGCGGGCATGCCCCAATCGGAACGTACCCGTCTTCTCCTGAAAATGGCGGAACTCCAGCGAGAATTTGCCGCCGAGCTCGCCAAAGTGGAAGTGCTCGACCATGGTACGCCGGTTAGGATGGCGCAGATGCTTTGCGGTTTTTCCTCGATGAATCTGGAATACTGCGCGCAGGCGGCGCGGGCGCTGATGGGAAGCGTCCCCCAGCCCGGCCCCAATTCAATGTCCTGCGTGGTACGTGAACCCATCGGCGTGGCCGCCCTTATCATTCCCTGGAACTCGCCTATACTTATGCTTACCTCCAAGATGGGGGCATGCCTGGCTACCGGCAATACCTGCGTCATCAAGCCTTCCGCCATAGACTCGCTGGTGACCCTTAAATACGGGGAAATCATCGACAAGCTGGGACTCCCCCCGGGCGTGGTGAACATCGTCACCGGGCCGGGCAGCACGGTAGGGGACGCTTTAGCCTGCCACCCGGACGTCAACTTCATCTCTTTTACCGGCAGCTCGGAGACCGGTAAGGACATCATGAGGTCGGCCAGCGGGACGCTCAAACGCGCTCAGATGGAGCTGGGCGGCAAGAATCCCTTCATTGTGCTGGATGACGCGGATATTGATAAAGTAGTGCCGATGGCCGCCGGTTCCACCTGTCACAACACCGGCATGGTCTGCGCCTCGCCGGGCAGGTACTATGTTCACGAAAAAATCCACGATGAGTTCGTGGAGAAATTCATCGCCGCGCTCAAGAAGGTAAAGGTCGGCGACCCCAACGACGAGAGTACGGAAATGGGCCCGGTAGTCAGCGCCGAGCACCGCGACCGCGTTGAAGACTTTATCAAGACCGGCATCGCGGAGGGCGCCAAATTGGTTTACGGTGGCAAAAGACCCACCGAACCGCCTTTAAACAAAGGCTACTACGTCATGCCTACCGTGTTCACTGATGTTAAGCCCGGCACTACCCTGTTCAGGGAGGAAATCTTCGGGCCGGTGGCCTGTTTTGTAAAATTCTCCTCCGATGAAGAGGTACTGGCCTCCGCCAACGACAACATCTACGGACTGGTCGGCTCGGTCCATTCCCGGGACGTGGCGCGGGCATACCGCATCGCCAGCCGTATCAATGCGGGGGCGGTGGGGGTGAACAGCGGCCGACTGCTTACATCGGAAACACCCTGGGGCGGCTTTAAGGAAAGCGGTTTCGGGAAGGAAAACTCAATCTATGGGCTGGAAGAATACACCCAGCTCAAGGTGATTGCAGTGGATTTCCAGTAA
- a CDS encoding DedA family protein, with product MIVKLTTPSGLTLAVSVCYTPLVASIEHWLLDVISSTYNLLQWPGVIALMAIESACIPFPSEIIMPLAGWMLIKDLARPVSFVLLAGVFGAIGNTIGSVIAYYVGMWAGRPLLNKYGKYVLLSQHDLDIADRWFSRSGGWTVFVSRLLPVVRTYISLPAGIARMHIGKFLVYTFIGSFIWSTALAYGGYLLGEHWESLRNAMRPFDPIFIAIIVILLGLYVYRHIRHTRRDNSPQQ from the coding sequence ATGATTGTCAAGCTGACAACCCCCTCCGGCTTGACGCTGGCAGTATCCGTTTGCTACACTCCGTTAGTGGCATCTATCGAACACTGGCTCCTGGACGTTATATCCTCGACGTATAACCTGCTGCAATGGCCGGGTGTCATTGCCCTCATGGCCATTGAGAGCGCCTGTATCCCTTTTCCCAGTGAAATTATCATGCCCCTGGCCGGCTGGATGCTTATTAAAGACCTTGCCAGGCCGGTGTCTTTCGTTCTTTTGGCGGGTGTGTTCGGCGCCATCGGCAACACCATCGGCTCGGTTATCGCCTACTATGTAGGGATGTGGGCCGGGCGGCCTTTACTGAATAAGTACGGCAAATACGTCCTGCTTTCCCAGCATGACCTGGATATCGCCGACCGTTGGTTTTCCCGCAGCGGGGGCTGGACGGTCTTTGTTTCCCGCTTGCTGCCGGTGGTACGTACCTATATCAGCCTGCCCGCCGGCATAGCCAGGATGCACATAGGCAAGTTTCTGGTCTATACCTTTATCGGCTCTTTCATCTGGAGCACCGCCCTGGCTTACGGCGGCTACCTGCTGGGAGAGCACTGGGAATCCCTGCGCAATGCCATGCGCCCCTTCGACCCCATTTTTATCGCTATTATCGTGATTCTCCTCGGCCTTTACGTTTACCGGCACATCCGCCATACCCGCCGGGATAATTCTCCGCAGCAGTAG
- the dxs gene encoding 1-deoxy-D-xylulose-5-phosphate synthase: MPKKLDKIDSPVALKGLSETELEELAAELRQEIITTVTNTGGHMASNLGVVELTIALHRVFESPRDKIIWDVGHQSYVHKLLTGRRERFHTLRQFNGISGFTCRDESEYDPFGAGHASTSISAALGMAVARDLAGDNYQVVAVIGDGAITAGMAFEALNHAGHLGSRLIVILNDNGMSISPTVGALARLLSKARLDRRLRGAERRSKRIIAHLPLGKKAINLAQQVIDQTKGVFMPTPIWEALGFRYIGPIDGHNLHDLEVILAQVRDEVNKPTLVHVITTKGKGYSPAESNAVYFHGVAARNGGIAKGPTYSEVFAQTMLRLAREIPELVVITPAMPEGNCLNIVEAEFPKRVFDVGICEQHAVTFAAGLATQGYIPVVAIYSTFLQRAFDQIIHDVCLQKLPVVFAIDRGGIVGDDGKTHQGTFDISYLTLVPNLVVASPKDENELQHLLYTAIKLGKPMAVRYPRGAGLGVKMDEVLQEIPVGKSEILRYGQDVAILALGASVAPSLEAAKALSGKGIEATVVNVRFAKPMDKELIIELAGQFKNIVTVEENVLTGGFGSSVDKLLQESGKLNVRVKNIGIPDEFVEHGTQAILRNKYGLDAKGIERAVLEMLGSPGVETPLKADHPAKT, from the coding sequence ATGCCTAAAAAACTGGATAAAATCGATAGTCCCGTCGCTCTCAAAGGATTATCGGAGACAGAGCTGGAAGAACTGGCTGCCGAGCTCAGGCAGGAAATCATCACGACTGTCACCAACACCGGCGGTCACATGGCTTCCAATCTCGGTGTCGTGGAACTGACGATAGCTCTTCACCGCGTCTTCGAAAGTCCCCGGGATAAAATTATCTGGGATGTGGGGCACCAGAGCTACGTGCACAAACTCCTCACCGGAAGGCGGGAGCGTTTCCATACGCTGCGCCAGTTCAACGGCATTTCCGGTTTTACTTGTCGTGACGAGAGCGAATACGACCCCTTCGGCGCGGGGCACGCCAGCACTTCCATCTCCGCTGCCCTGGGCATGGCCGTCGCCCGGGACCTAGCCGGGGATAATTACCAGGTAGTAGCCGTCATCGGGGACGGGGCGATAACGGCGGGGATGGCTTTCGAGGCTTTAAACCACGCCGGGCACCTGGGCTCGCGGCTTATCGTTATCCTCAATGATAACGGCATGTCTATTTCCCCGACGGTCGGCGCCCTGGCGAGGCTTTTATCCAAAGCCAGGCTGGACCGGCGGCTACGAGGGGCGGAACGGCGCAGTAAACGCATCATTGCCCACCTGCCGCTGGGCAAGAAAGCCATCAATCTAGCGCAGCAGGTTATAGACCAAACGAAGGGCGTCTTCATGCCCACGCCGATATGGGAGGCGCTCGGCTTCAGGTATATAGGACCGATAGACGGCCATAATCTGCATGACCTTGAGGTGATACTCGCCCAAGTCCGCGACGAAGTCAACAAGCCTACGCTGGTGCACGTAATTACCACCAAGGGCAAGGGCTATTCGCCGGCGGAGAGTAACGCCGTCTATTTTCACGGCGTGGCGGCCAGGAACGGCGGCATAGCTAAAGGGCCGACTTACAGCGAGGTATTTGCCCAGACCATGCTACGCCTGGCGCGTGAGATTCCGGAGCTGGTGGTGATTACCCCGGCCATGCCGGAGGGCAACTGCCTGAATATCGTTGAGGCCGAGTTCCCCAAGCGTGTCTTTGACGTGGGCATCTGTGAGCAGCACGCCGTTACCTTTGCCGCCGGGCTGGCTACCCAGGGCTATATACCGGTGGTAGCTATCTATTCGACGTTTTTACAGCGTGCCTTCGACCAGATAATCCATGACGTTTGCCTCCAGAAATTACCGGTAGTCTTCGCCATCGACCGCGGCGGCATCGTGGGGGATGACGGTAAGACACACCAGGGCACGTTCGATATTTCTTACCTCACGCTGGTGCCGAATCTGGTTGTCGCGTCCCCCAAAGATGAAAACGAGCTCCAGCACCTGCTTTATACCGCCATCAAGCTAGGTAAACCTATGGCGGTACGGTATCCGCGCGGCGCCGGGCTGGGCGTAAAGATGGATGAAGTCCTGCAGGAGATACCGGTAGGTAAAAGCGAGATACTCAGATACGGACAGGATGTGGCTATCCTGGCTTTAGGCGCCTCGGTAGCGCCGTCCCTGGAAGCCGCCAAAGCGTTATCCGGCAAAGGGATAGAGGCAACGGTAGTCAACGTACGCTTTGCCAAACCCATGGATAAAGAACTGATTATAGAGCTGGCAGGCCAGTTTAAAAATATCGTCACCGTGGAAGAAAACGTGCTCACCGGCGGCTTTGGCAGCAGCGTGGACAAGCTGCTCCAGGAGTCCGGCAAGCTTAACGTGAGGGTAAAGAACATCGGCATACCGGATGAGTTTGTGGAACACGGCACCCAGGCTATTCTGCGTAACAAGTACGGTCTGGATGCCAAGGGGATAGAACGGGCGGTACTGGAGATGCTCGGCAGTCCGGGGGTGGAGACGCCGCTCAAGGCTGACCACCCGGCAAAAACCTAG